A genomic window from Vigna radiata var. radiata cultivar VC1973A chromosome 2, Vradiata_ver6, whole genome shotgun sequence includes:
- the LOC106755830 gene encoding lignin-forming anionic peroxidase-like — protein MAHRNPSIGFVVTTLVLLATVCDAQLSSKFYDNTCPNALSTIRTVIRTAVSKERRMAASLIRLHFHDCFVQGCDASILLDDSSSIESEKTALQNINSVRGFNVIDQAKTEVEKVCPGTVSCADILAVAARDASFAVGGPSWTVKLGRRDSTTASKSEATSDLPLFTDDLDTLISRFEKKGLTAIDMVTLSGAHTIGQAQCFTFRGRIYNNASDIDAGFASTRRRGCPSLNNNENDKKLAALDLVTPNSFDNNYFKNLIQKKGLLQSDQVLFSGGSTDSIVSEYSKNPTTFKSDFAAAMIKMGDIQPLTGSAGIIRNICSSIN, from the exons ATGGCACATAGAAATCCAAGCATAGGTTTTGTTGTCACTACGTTGGTGTTGTTAGCCACAGTATGTGATGCACAATTGTCTTCTAAGTTTTACGACAATACATGTCCCAATGCACTTTCCACCATTAGAACTGTCATTCGTACTGCAGTTTCTAAGGAACGTCGCATGGCTGCATCTCTCATTCGCCTTCATTTTCACGATTGTTTTGTtcag GGTTGTGATGCATCGATTTTGCTTGATGATAGCTCCTCCATCGAGAGTGAAAAGACTGCACTTCAGAATATTAACTCGGTAAGGGGATTTAACGTTATCGATCAAGCAAAAACTGAGGTGGAGAAAGTTTGTCCAGGAACTGTATCATGTGCAGACATTTTAGCAGTAGCTGCTCGTGATGCATCATTTGCT GTGGGTGGTCCGTCATGGACTGTGAAACTGGGAAGAAGAGATTCTACCACAGCAAGCAAAAGTGAAGCTACCAGTGACCTTCCACTTTTCACAGACGATCTTGACACTCTTATTTCGAGATTCGAAAAGAAGGGACTCACTGCCATAGACATGGTTACTCTATCTG GTGCTCACACAATTGGGCAAGCTCAATGTTTCACATTCCGTGGAAGGATTTACAACAATGCAAGTGACATTGATGCTGGATTTGCTAGCACTCGTCGACGTGGTTGTCCTTCCCTTAATAACAACGAAAATGACAAGAAATTGGCAGCACTAGATTTGGTGACACCTAATTCATTTGACAATAATTACTTCAAGAATTTGATTCAGAAGAAGGGTCTTCTTCAGTCAGATCAAGTTCTATTCAGTGGAGGTTCTACAGACTCTATTGTGTCCGAATACAGCAAAAATCCTACAACCTTTAAGTCTGACTTTGCAGCTGCTATGATCAAAATGGGAGATATTCAGCCTTTAACCGGTTCAGCTGGAATTATCAGAAACATTTGCAGTTCTATCAACTAA